One segment of Paraburkholderia bonniea DNA contains the following:
- a CDS encoding coniferyl aldehyde dehydrogenase → MTPAAPNRPVTLETLDALLQHQRSAALATPFPSWQERAGHLSALRAMLLKHRDALAATLHADFGNRAPEEILLAEFLLLKEEIDRVLRLGKRWMKPQRRRTSKWLRPARAQVVPQPLGVIGIIVPWNYPVLLAASPLISALAAGNRALIKMPELTPRTSALFASLIAQTFAADHVAVVNGDAAVAAAFSALPFDHLLFTGSTRVGREVMRAAAQHLTPLTLELGGKSPVIIGPGARFNYAVDSLLAGKTLNAGQTCVAPDYVLLPRGTEAAFIARARQRFAQMYPGFAQNPDYTSLIAPRHFARLQQLADEAVAAGAQLHPLDPAAADPLTRRFTPCVVTGAPESTALMQEEIFGPLLPLVPYDTLDDALAWINARPRPLALYLYDDDAATIARVTHETVAGGMAINETLMHLACESLPFGGAGASGMGAYHGYEGFVRFSQMKPVLTQARWNGRWLIAPPYGKRVRALLRFMLRF, encoded by the coding sequence ATGACTCCCGCAGCACCCAACCGACCGGTCACGCTCGAAACGCTCGATGCGTTGCTCCAGCACCAGCGCAGCGCAGCGCTCGCTACGCCGTTTCCGTCATGGCAAGAGCGCGCGGGACATCTCAGCGCGCTGCGCGCGATGCTGCTGAAGCACCGCGATGCGCTGGCGGCGACGCTGCATGCCGACTTCGGCAATCGCGCGCCAGAAGAAATCCTGCTAGCTGAATTCCTGCTGCTAAAGGAAGAGATTGATCGCGTGCTGCGGCTAGGCAAGCGCTGGATGAAGCCACAGCGGCGGCGCACCAGCAAGTGGCTGCGGCCCGCCAGGGCGCAGGTCGTGCCGCAGCCGCTGGGCGTCATCGGCATCATCGTGCCGTGGAATTACCCCGTGCTGCTGGCCGCGAGCCCGCTCATCAGCGCGCTCGCGGCCGGTAATCGGGCGCTCATCAAAATGCCAGAACTGACGCCGCGCACGTCGGCGTTATTTGCCAGCCTGATCGCGCAAACTTTCGCCGCTGATCACGTGGCCGTGGTCAACGGTGATGCTGCCGTGGCGGCGGCGTTTAGCGCGCTGCCATTCGATCATCTGCTGTTCACGGGATCGACCCGGGTGGGCCGTGAAGTGATGCGCGCCGCGGCGCAGCATCTGACGCCGCTGACGCTTGAGCTGGGTGGCAAGTCGCCCGTCATCATCGGACCCGGGGCGCGCTTCAACTACGCCGTGGACAGCTTGCTGGCGGGCAAGACGCTGAACGCTGGGCAAACTTGTGTCGCGCCCGATTACGTGCTGCTGCCTCGTGGGACTGAGGCGGCGTTCATCGCCCGCGCGCGCCAGCGTTTCGCGCAGATGTACCCCGGCTTCGCGCAGAACCCGGATTACACCTCGCTAATCGCGCCTCGGCATTTCGCTCGCCTGCAGCAACTGGCTGATGAAGCAGTCGCTGCGGGTGCGCAATTGCATCCGCTGGACCCAGCGGCGGCTGATCCGCTGACGCGCCGCTTTACACCTTGTGTGGTGACGGGTGCGCCTGAAAGCACGGCGTTGATGCAGGAGGAAATTTTTGGGCCGTTGCTGCCGCTGGTGCCGTATGACACGCTCGATGACGCGCTCGCCTGGATCAATGCGCGCCCTCGGCCGCTGGCGTTGTACCTGTATGACGATGATGCCGCGACGATCGCCCGGGTCACGCATGAAACCGTCGCGGGCGGGATGGCAATCAACGAAACCCTGATGCACCTGGCGTGCGAGAGCTTGCCGTTTGGCGGTGCCGGTGCCAGCGGCATGGGGGCTTATCACGGCTATGAAGGTTTCGTGCGCTTCTCGCAGATGAAGCCCGTGTTGACGCAGGCGCGCTGGAATGGCCGCTGGTTGATCGCCCCGCCTTATGGCAAAAGGGTTCGGGCGTTGTTGCGGTTTATGTTGCGGTTTTAG
- a CDS encoding isovaleryl-CoA dehydrogenase: MEPFGPSHTHDVTNQVPPLTNYNLLASDPVLDAALTRNGAAWHRAALLRDGAALTTPEVLALADLANRHSPELFTFSPRGERIDALEFHPAWHTLLALLRQENLHALPFSLPQPGAMSARCAGYFLHAQLESGSLCPLTMTFASIPLLQREPALFETLRDKLYSSEHDPRDLPLPLKRSAMIGMGMTEKQGGSDVRSNQTRAFATQGSGRGASYRLVGHKWFFSAPQCDAHLVLARTGEQAGLSCFYVPRFAPDGSKNTVQVQRLKNKLGNRSNASSEVEFNDAFGILIGDEGRGVPTIIEMANYTRLDCVIGSAALMRAALVQAIHHARHRSAFGRTLLTQPLMRNVLADLALESEAATVLFMRLARAFEDTASAPQERAWQRIVTPAAKYWVCKRTLEFTGEAMEVWGGNGYVEEGPMARFYREAPVNSIWEGSGNVMCLDVLRAIEREPEAAQALLASWHTLAQGEPGLQAALARLTTALAADAVTREASARRIAQQIALLAQATLLLQHAPADVADAFIATRLADGCGESGRVYGTLPAHVDHAALVERAFLMG; the protein is encoded by the coding sequence ATGGAACCCTTCGGCCCGAGTCACACTCACGACGTCACCAATCAGGTGCCGCCGCTCACGAATTACAACTTGCTGGCTAGCGACCCGGTGCTGGACGCCGCGCTGACCCGCAACGGTGCCGCCTGGCACCGGGCCGCGCTGCTGCGCGATGGCGCGGCGCTCACCACGCCAGAGGTGCTGGCGCTGGCTGATCTGGCTAACCGCCATAGCCCGGAGTTATTCACCTTTAGCCCGCGTGGCGAGCGCATTGATGCGCTGGAGTTTCATCCTGCCTGGCACACGCTGCTGGCGCTGCTTCGCCAGGAAAACCTGCATGCGCTGCCGTTTTCGCTGCCGCAGCCAGGTGCGATGAGCGCGCGTTGCGCGGGGTACTTCCTGCATGCGCAACTTGAATCTGGCTCGCTGTGTCCGTTGACCATGACCTTCGCCAGCATTCCGCTGCTGCAACGCGAACCGGCATTGTTTGAAACCTTGCGCGACAAGCTCTATAGCAGCGAGCACGATCCGCGCGACCTGCCGTTGCCACTCAAACGCTCCGCGATGATCGGCATGGGCATGACCGAGAAGCAAGGCGGCTCGGATGTGCGCAGCAACCAGACGCGCGCGTTCGCCACCCAAGGCAGTGGCCGTGGCGCGAGTTACCGGCTGGTGGGGCACAAATGGTTTTTCTCCGCGCCGCAATGTGATGCTCATCTGGTGCTGGCGCGGACCGGTGAACAAGCGGGCTTGTCGTGTTTTTATGTGCCGCGTTTCGCGCCGGACGGCAGCAAGAACACGGTGCAGGTGCAACGCCTGAAAAACAAGCTCGGGAACCGCTCGAACGCCAGCAGCGAGGTGGAATTCAATGATGCGTTCGGCATCCTGATCGGCGACGAAGGGCGTGGTGTGCCAACCATCATCGAAATGGCGAACTACACCCGGCTCGACTGTGTGATTGGCAGTGCGGCGCTGATGCGCGCGGCGCTGGTGCAGGCGATTCATCACGCGCGGCACCGCAGCGCCTTCGGCCGGACCTTGCTGACGCAGCCGCTGATGCGCAATGTGCTGGCCGATCTGGCGCTGGAAAGCGAAGCGGCGACGGTGCTGTTTATGCGCCTCGCGCGTGCTTTCGAAGACACCGCCAGCGCACCGCAGGAGCGGGCATGGCAGCGCATCGTGACGCCTGCGGCGAAGTATTGGGTCTGCAAGCGCACGCTGGAATTCACCGGCGAGGCGATGGAAGTTTGGGGGGGGAATGGCTATGTCGAAGAGGGGCCGATGGCGCGCTTTTATCGTGAAGCGCCGGTCAATTCGATCTGGGAGGGCTCGGGCAATGTGATGTGCCTGGACGTGCTGCGCGCGATTGAACGCGAGCCGGAAGCCGCCCAGGCGCTGCTGGCGTCGTGGCACACGCTCGCGCAAGGCGAGCCCGGATTGCAGGCGGCGCTGGCGCGGCTCACGACGGCGCTGGCAGCCGATGCGGTGACACGTGAAGCGTCGGCACGCCGGATTGCGCAGCAAATCGCGCTGTTGGCACAAGCGACATTGCTGCTGCAGCACGCTCCTGCTGATGTCGCGGATGCGTTCATTGCAACGCGGCTGGCCGACGGTTGTGGCGAGAGTGGCCGGGTGTACGGCACGCTGCCCGCTCACGTCGATCACGCGGCGCTGGTCGAGCGGGCTTTTTTGATGGGCTGA